A part of Gemmatimonas groenlandica genomic DNA contains:
- a CDS encoding response regulator transcription factor, producing MLARTALQPELESLRKADEIYAGVRLLSERRFQSDTIPDMDGFAREAELLMRGVNSADVVLGIFDHSRYNPVLEVGDRHFWGPLPDVSQSERMRLLFSLLDADFSAFPADSVKWFSRTLGSLTFDERQNIEIFHCGIAYTRTDGRPIRLFSKSVPIHYTVDRQFTFSFNYAQNVHHLLKPGFRDYWIRLAYGAGGDMVQSMHSAEAKDAGPRDLLSSREKQILVEIAAGMETKDIADKLRISVNTVGNHRSNMVQRLGARDTTALVQLAKMAGLI from the coding sequence ATGTTGGCACGCACCGCACTGCAGCCCGAGCTCGAGAGTCTCCGGAAGGCCGACGAGATCTATGCCGGAGTCCGGCTCCTGTCCGAACGTCGCTTCCAAAGCGATACCATCCCGGACATGGATGGCTTTGCCCGGGAGGCGGAGCTTTTGATGCGCGGGGTGAACAGTGCCGACGTCGTCCTCGGCATCTTCGACCACAGCCGTTACAACCCAGTGCTCGAGGTCGGCGACCGTCACTTTTGGGGGCCGCTCCCGGATGTGTCCCAGTCCGAGCGGATGCGATTGCTGTTTTCGCTGTTGGATGCCGATTTCAGCGCGTTCCCAGCCGATTCAGTGAAATGGTTCTCGCGGACGCTGGGTTCGCTCACGTTCGACGAACGGCAGAACATCGAGATTTTCCACTGTGGCATCGCCTACACGCGCACCGACGGACGACCGATCCGGCTCTTTTCGAAGAGCGTGCCGATCCACTACACCGTCGACCGGCAGTTCACGTTCTCGTTCAACTACGCGCAGAACGTGCACCACCTGCTGAAGCCGGGTTTTCGCGACTACTGGATTCGGTTGGCCTACGGCGCGGGCGGCGATATGGTGCAATCCATGCACTCTGCCGAGGCGAAGGATGCCGGGCCGCGCGATCTCCTGTCGTCGCGGGAGAAGCAGATTCTCGTGGAGATCGCAGCGGGCATGGAAACTAAGGACATCGCCGACAAGCTCAGGATCAGCGTCAATACCGTCGGGAATCATCGCAGCAACATGGTGCAGCGACTGGGCGCACGAGACACGACGGCCTTGGTGCAGCTGGCGAAGATGGCCGGCTTGATTTAG
- a CDS encoding NAD-dependent epimerase/dehydratase family protein, with the protein MARALVIGGTQLIGRALVEQLLARGDTVVLMHRGTTTPFGDRVTAIRCDRNDTAAVQSALAGERFDVVYDNVYDWQRGTTPEQVVAAARATASGLSRYVFTSSVAVYSTGGPFTEDSPLVPEDHPDVYGAQKANSERALFALGPSDGLPVSTLRPAFIYGPHNAFDREAFFWDRLRDGRPIIIPDDGQATMQWVSAHDVARAAILAATHEAAIGQAYNLGNDPPITQLDFVHLLARAAGTEAQVVHVPRARIQQLGGSLMQPPNYFGVYLDIPAITANAAQVTEHLGLTLTPLEHGMRETYAWYAQQPRVARDYAWEDALLRANAT; encoded by the coding sequence ATGGCACGCGCACTCGTTATCGGCGGAACCCAGCTCATCGGACGCGCACTCGTTGAACAACTGCTGGCGCGCGGTGACACGGTGGTGCTCATGCACCGCGGCACCACCACGCCGTTCGGCGATCGTGTGACGGCGATCCGGTGCGACCGCAACGACACCGCGGCCGTGCAGTCGGCGCTGGCCGGTGAGCGGTTCGATGTCGTGTACGACAACGTCTACGACTGGCAGCGCGGCACCACGCCGGAACAGGTCGTCGCCGCCGCGCGCGCCACGGCTTCGGGCCTCTCCCGCTACGTGTTCACCTCCAGCGTGGCGGTGTATTCCACTGGTGGTCCGTTCACCGAAGACTCGCCGCTGGTGCCGGAAGATCACCCCGACGTGTACGGCGCGCAGAAGGCGAACAGTGAGCGCGCGTTGTTCGCGCTGGGACCGAGCGACGGGCTGCCGGTGTCGACGCTGCGCCCGGCGTTCATCTACGGTCCGCATAATGCCTTCGACCGGGAAGCGTTCTTCTGGGATCGACTGCGCGATGGCCGTCCCATCATCATCCCCGACGACGGACAGGCCACGATGCAGTGGGTCTCCGCCCACGATGTCGCGCGCGCGGCCATTCTCGCCGCCACGCACGAGGCGGCCATCGGGCAGGCGTACAATCTGGGCAATGATCCGCCGATCACGCAGCTCGATTTCGTGCACCTCCTCGCGCGCGCGGCCGGAACTGAGGCGCAGGTGGTACACGTGCCTCGCGCGCGGATTCAACAGCTCGGCGGCAGCCTGATGCAGCCACCGAACTACTTCGGCGTGTATCTCGACATCCCGGCCATCACGGCCAACGCTGCACAAGTGACCGAACACCTTGGACTCACCCTCACCCCGCTCGAGCACGGCATGCGTGAGACGTACGCGTGGTACGCGCAGCAGCCGCGCGTCGCGCGCGACTACGCGTGGGAAGATGCGCTGCTGCGGGCGAACGCAACCTGA
- a CDS encoding GrpB family protein — MNATLRLGPYDSEWPVRFAAEAARLRPALGAAAQAIEHVGSTAVPGLDGKPVLDIAIAVANDADADACITPMQTLGYDYRGPYGDDPRRRYYVRDDDAGVRLVHVHLYVLPATAWQRKLAFRDALRADPALAAAYAAEKYRVAEAVQWDKEAYSIAKGPFVQRVLATLFPPESRSSA; from the coding sequence ATGAACGCGACTCTCCGCCTCGGTCCCTACGACTCCGAGTGGCCCGTGCGTTTCGCCGCTGAGGCGGCTCGCCTGCGACCGGCACTGGGGGCAGCGGCACAGGCCATCGAGCATGTGGGCAGCACCGCCGTGCCGGGACTCGACGGAAAGCCGGTGCTCGATATCGCGATCGCGGTAGCCAACGATGCGGATGCCGACGCCTGCATCACACCGATGCAGACGTTGGGCTACGACTACCGCGGCCCGTACGGGGACGATCCGCGTCGTCGCTACTATGTGCGCGACGATGATGCCGGCGTACGCCTCGTGCACGTGCATCTGTACGTGCTACCGGCGACGGCGTGGCAGCGGAAGCTGGCGTTTCGCGACGCGCTGCGGGCCGATCCGGCCCTGGCGGCGGCGTACGCGGCGGAGAAGTACCGGGTGGCTGAAGCGGTGCAATGGGACAAGGAGGCGTATTCGATCGCCAAGGGGCCGTTCGTGCAGCGCGTGCTGGCGACGCTATTTCCGCCGGAGTCTCGGTCCTCCGCGTGA
- a CDS encoding RNA polymerase sigma factor: protein MEYESAVREEAALVQQMAHGDDRAISRLYDVHSPRLFGLALALVGERADAEEVVLDAFAQAWRNACTFDGSRGSVQTWLSTITRSRALDCIRRRTRRRMANERAGTESSFSVADGEATHSRDASVLDTMLHEELQAQLNGALQLLPPEQREVIELSFLSGASHARVAEQLGLPLGTVKTRARSALRKMRTVLIGATTR from the coding sequence GTGGAGTACGAATCGGCAGTGCGCGAGGAAGCCGCGCTAGTCCAGCAGATGGCACATGGAGACGATCGGGCCATTTCGCGACTCTACGACGTACACAGCCCGCGACTCTTCGGGCTGGCGCTGGCGCTGGTTGGGGAGCGCGCCGACGCCGAGGAGGTTGTCCTCGATGCCTTCGCACAGGCGTGGCGAAACGCGTGCACATTCGACGGTAGTCGTGGGTCTGTCCAGACCTGGCTGTCGACGATCACCCGGAGTCGCGCGCTGGATTGCATCCGGCGCCGTACCCGTCGCCGCATGGCGAACGAGCGCGCCGGCACAGAGTCCTCGTTCTCGGTGGCCGACGGCGAGGCCACACACAGCCGTGACGCCTCGGTGCTCGACACCATGCTGCACGAAGAGCTGCAAGCGCAACTCAACGGTGCGCTCCAACTGCTACCACCTGAACAGCGTGAGGTCATCGAACTGTCGTTTCTCAGCGGCGCCTCGCATGCGCGCGTGGCCGAACAACTCGGTTTGCCGCTCGGCACCGTGAAAACGCGGGCCCGATCGGCCCTTCGGAAGATGCGGACCGTCTTGATCGGCGCCACCACCCGGTAG